A genomic window from Sphingobacterium sp. BN32 includes:
- the kdpA gene encoding potassium-transporting ATPase subunit KdpA, whose amino-acid sequence MNTEIIAVIFMFLLTVFLGIPLGRYIAKVYLSERTFLDPIFAPIERMIYRFSGIDPNREMTWKENLGALLMINLFWLFLTMGILMFQHLLPLNPDSNPGMRADLAFNTAISFVVNCNLQHYSGETGVSYLSQGMLMFLQFVSAGVGMAAAAMLFKAFREKRTNTLGNFYQLFVKSCTRILLPISLVVAAILVFEGTPMTYQGKDQMVGLTGDSIAVSTGPVAAFVAIKHVGTNGGGFFGANSNHPLENPSFLSNMTEMVAQFIIPIAMIFAFGYYIRRKKFAWVIFAVMTFGFLCLVVPNIQMEQAGNPAIAAMGINMDSGAMEGKDVRIGSAAAGFWSIVTTVISTGSINSMHDSSMALSGMNELLAMMINAFYGGCGVGILNFFVFIILAVFISGLMVGRSPEFMGKKVEAREMKIAMIIALLHSFLILVGAALASSFPDLGAATTNNPGFHGFSEILYEYTSAAANNGSGFEGLADNTYWWNISTGIVLLFGRFIPIIGPVAIAGLLASKRHIPESSGTLKTDSFTFGFMILAVIVIVAALSFFPALTLGPIAEYFTLK is encoded by the coding sequence ATGAACACAGAAATTATCGCTGTCATCTTCATGTTCCTATTAACGGTATTCTTAGGAATTCCTTTAGGACGGTACATAGCGAAAGTATATCTTTCAGAACGCACTTTTTTAGATCCAATCTTTGCTCCAATAGAGCGAATGATCTATCGATTTTCCGGAATTGATCCGAATAGGGAAATGACCTGGAAAGAGAACCTTGGAGCCCTTTTAATGATCAATCTGTTTTGGTTGTTTTTAACGATGGGCATCTTGATGTTTCAGCATCTATTGCCGCTGAATCCTGATAGTAATCCCGGCATGCGTGCCGACCTAGCCTTCAACACGGCGATATCTTTTGTCGTGAACTGTAATTTACAACATTACTCCGGCGAGACCGGCGTCAGCTACCTGTCTCAGGGCATGCTGATGTTCCTACAGTTTGTAAGTGCCGGAGTGGGCATGGCGGCCGCAGCGATGCTTTTTAAAGCCTTTCGGGAAAAGCGGACGAATACGTTGGGCAACTTTTACCAACTATTTGTAAAATCCTGCACTCGTATTTTATTACCGATCTCTTTAGTGGTTGCCGCAATCCTTGTATTCGAAGGCACGCCTATGACCTATCAGGGAAAGGATCAGATGGTCGGGCTCACTGGAGATAGCATTGCAGTATCGACCGGTCCTGTAGCTGCATTCGTCGCCATTAAGCACGTCGGCACAAATGGAGGAGGTTTCTTTGGCGCCAATTCGAACCATCCTTTAGAGAACCCCAGCTTTTTAAGCAATATGACCGAGATGGTCGCCCAATTTATTATTCCTATTGCCATGATCTTTGCTTTCGGCTACTATATCCGAAGAAAAAAGTTCGCGTGGGTAATCTTTGCTGTAATGACTTTCGGCTTCTTGTGTTTAGTTGTTCCGAATATCCAAATGGAACAGGCCGGTAATCCCGCCATTGCGGCGATGGGCATCAATATGGACAGCGGAGCCATGGAAGGAAAGGATGTACGAATTGGTTCTGCAGCAGCAGGCTTTTGGTCGATCGTTACCACAGTAATTTCTACCGGATCGATCAACTCCATGCATGATAGTAGTATGGCCCTATCGGGTATGAACGAACTCCTCGCTATGATGATCAATGCCTTTTATGGTGGTTGTGGGGTGGGTATATTGAATTTTTTCGTTTTCATTATCCTCGCCGTCTTTATCAGCGGACTGATGGTCGGGCGATCTCCCGAATTTATGGGTAAAAAAGTGGAGGCCAGGGAAATGAAAATTGCCATGATTATTGCGCTTCTTCATTCCTTCTTAATACTTGTGGGAGCCGCATTGGCGAGTTCTTTCCCTGATCTTGGCGCTGCCACAACGAATAATCCAGGCTTCCATGGGTTCTCAGAAATCCTCTATGAATACACGTCGGCAGCAGCCAACAATGGTAGTGGTTTTGAAGGACTTGCTGATAACACCTATTGGTGGAATATTAGCACAGGGATAGTTTTATTGTTCGGACGCTTTATTCCAATCATCGGGCCAGTCGCAATTGCCGGTTTACTCGCCTCAAAACGACATATTCCAGAAAGCTCCGGTACTTTAAAGACAGACAGCTTTACTTTCGGATTTATGATTCTCGCAGTCATTGTTATCGTTGCTGCACTTTCATTCTTCCCTGCATTAACCCTCGGCCCAATTGCTGAATATTTCACTTTAAAATAA
- the kdpB gene encoding potassium-transporting ATPase subunit KdpB, producing MKTKNSFFDPRLIKESLLQALVKLDPRSMIRNPVMFTVEIATAIMAVVCLLILFGNQEQGSFVYNFSVFLILLLTLLFANFAESLAEARGKAQADSLRKTREETPAKLVDGRIINSSALKKGDHFICVAGDIIPTDGEITKGLATIDESAITGESAPVIREAGGDRSSVTGGTKVLSDEIVVSVTAEAGESFLDKMIALVEGAKRQKTPNEIALTILLAGFTLVFILVVVTLSPFAQYANVGISIAAFISLFICLVPTTIGGLLSAIGIAGMDRALRANVLTKSGKAVETAGDIDVLLLDKTGTITIGNRRATRFQETDGIAKERLVKAAALSSKFDETPEGKSIVELAGINLSSPCNQQETAIRFTAETRCSGIDFGSTRIRKGATDAIKKIVEDAGNTFPQDILEAVKTIAANGGTPLVVIENEQVLGVVELQDIIKPGIQERFARLRKMGIKTVMVTGDNPLTAAFIAKTAGVDDFIAEAKPEDKMNYIRKEQQEGKLVAMMGDGTNDAPALAQADVGVAMNSGTQAAKEAGNMVDLDNDPTKLIEIVEIGKQLLMTRGTLTTFSIANDVAKYFAIIPALFILAIPALEPLNVMQLKSPESAILSAVIFNAILIPLLIPLALRGVPYKPIGASALLRRNIIIYGFGGLIAPFIGIKLIDMLLSFII from the coding sequence ATGAAAACTAAAAATTCATTTTTTGATCCTCGACTGATAAAAGAATCGCTATTGCAAGCCTTGGTCAAGCTTGACCCACGCAGCATGATCAGAAACCCTGTAATGTTTACTGTAGAAATTGCTACAGCCATTATGGCGGTTGTTTGCCTACTCATCCTTTTTGGAAATCAAGAGCAGGGAAGTTTTGTGTATAACTTCTCTGTGTTCCTGATCCTACTACTGACTTTATTGTTTGCCAACTTTGCCGAGTCGCTAGCGGAAGCGCGAGGAAAGGCACAGGCAGATAGTTTGCGCAAAACTAGGGAAGAAACACCCGCTAAACTTGTAGACGGAAGAATCATTAATTCATCGGCTTTAAAAAAAGGCGATCATTTCATCTGCGTTGCTGGAGATATTATCCCGACGGATGGCGAAATCACGAAAGGCTTAGCGACGATTGACGAGAGCGCAATTACGGGCGAGTCCGCCCCGGTAATACGAGAGGCAGGTGGCGACCGTAGCTCCGTGACGGGAGGAACGAAGGTGCTTTCGGATGAAATTGTAGTCAGCGTAACGGCTGAAGCAGGAGAGAGCTTCCTCGACAAAATGATTGCCCTGGTAGAAGGCGCAAAACGACAAAAGACACCAAATGAAATAGCGCTGACTATACTATTGGCAGGATTTACCTTAGTGTTTATTCTAGTGGTCGTAACGTTGAGCCCCTTTGCCCAGTACGCCAATGTAGGAATCAGCATCGCCGCTTTTATTTCTTTGTTTATCTGTTTGGTGCCAACAACGATTGGTGGCTTGCTGTCAGCGATAGGCATAGCGGGCATGGATAGAGCATTACGCGCAAATGTACTGACCAAATCAGGAAAGGCTGTAGAAACGGCGGGAGATATCGATGTCCTTTTATTAGATAAGACAGGTACCATCACCATCGGTAATAGAAGGGCAACCCGATTTCAGGAAACCGACGGTATTGCAAAGGAACGACTCGTAAAAGCTGCTGCCTTAAGTTCCAAATTTGATGAAACGCCCGAAGGTAAATCCATTGTGGAATTGGCGGGTATTAATCTATCAAGCCCATGCAATCAGCAGGAAACAGCCATCCGGTTTACGGCAGAAACACGATGCTCCGGAATAGATTTTGGAAGCACTCGTATTCGCAAAGGGGCAACCGATGCGATCAAAAAAATCGTTGAAGATGCCGGAAACACCTTCCCTCAGGATATTCTAGAGGCTGTAAAAACAATTGCAGCGAATGGCGGTACGCCGCTAGTGGTTATCGAGAATGAACAGGTATTGGGTGTGGTTGAGCTGCAAGATATCATCAAGCCAGGAATTCAGGAGCGCTTTGCAAGATTGCGCAAAATGGGCATCAAAACGGTGATGGTGACCGGGGATAACCCACTAACTGCCGCATTCATCGCAAAAACAGCAGGCGTGGATGATTTTATTGCTGAAGCTAAACCGGAGGATAAAATGAACTATATCCGAAAGGAACAGCAAGAAGGTAAATTGGTGGCAATGATGGGCGATGGTACCAACGACGCGCCAGCTTTAGCGCAAGCAGATGTAGGTGTTGCCATGAACAGCGGAACGCAAGCTGCAAAAGAAGCGGGTAATATGGTCGATTTGGACAATGACCCCACCAAATTGATTGAAATCGTAGAAATAGGAAAGCAATTACTGATGACCCGTGGCACATTGACCACCTTCAGTATTGCGAATGACGTTGCTAAGTATTTTGCTATTATTCCAGCACTATTTATCCTGGCAATTCCTGCGCTCGAACCTCTCAACGTGATGCAGCTAAAGAGCCCAGAGTCGGCGATTCTTTCGGCTGTTATTTTTAACGCGATCCTGATCCCCTTGTTAATTCCATTAGCCTTGAGAGGAGTGCCTTATAAACCCATCGGTGCTTCTGCACTATTAAGACGTAACATCATTATTTATGGTTTCGGAGGACTTATCGCACCATTTATTGGTATCAAACTAATTGATATGCTCTTATCCTTTATTATTTAA
- a CDS encoding potassium-transporting ATPase subunit C, which produces MKTNITIAIRLSIICLFIFAVLYPFAIWALAQTQAYKGKGKMIEAAGKSYYYHIGQAFEGDQYFQSRPSAVGYNAAGSGASNKGPSNEVYLKEVAARIDTFLINNPTVKREQVPVDLVTASGSGLDPHCSLQAAYVQAARIAELRGLSVQQVNNLIADNKEPALWGLFGPEKIHVLKLNLALDDLANQLGGKHGN; this is translated from the coding sequence ATGAAAACCAACATAACAATAGCAATTAGACTTAGCATCATATGTCTATTTATCTTCGCTGTGCTTTATCCATTTGCGATATGGGCACTGGCACAGACCCAAGCTTACAAAGGGAAAGGTAAGATGATTGAGGCAGCGGGCAAGTCTTATTATTATCACATTGGACAAGCCTTTGAGGGCGATCAATATTTTCAATCGCGCCCGTCTGCTGTGGGTTACAATGCGGCAGGCTCTGGAGCTAGCAATAAGGGGCCATCAAACGAAGTCTATTTGAAAGAAGTGGCAGCACGCATCGATACATTTCTTATTAACAACCCTACAGTTAAGCGCGAACAAGTTCCTGTTGATCTGGTTACCGCAAGTGGTAGTGGGTTAGATCCACATTGCTCGCTGCAGGCGGCCTATGTGCAGGCAGCCCGTATCGCAGAATTGCGAGGTTTATCTGTGCAGCAAGTGAATAATCTGATCGCGGATAATAAAGAACCGGCGCTATGGGGATTATTCGGCCCTGAGAAGATTCATGTTCTAAAGCTTAATCTAGCTTTAGATGATTTGGCTAATCAGTTAGGAGGGAAGCATGGAAATTAA
- a CDS encoding porin, with protein sequence MEIKGLLAGLCCFSTACLYAQEDKDSLKSKLTFSGYLETYYSYDPQKPSNHEKAAFIYSHHRSNEVAVNIALLRANYQSERIRSQVAFAAGSYMNANYSAEQGLYKLIYEVNVGYKLSRKSNLWIDAGIMPSHIGPESAIGIDNITLTRSIAAENSPYFETGARLSYQCPNGKWNMSVLALNGWQKIQLPESSTGLSFGHQVQYKPSDRVLLNSSSYIGKEGPDSLRIFHDFFVQVDPTDRLRLLGLFDYAIQRRSLEKGLAKYWTAGLQARYKISDKYSLNARLEYFNDADAVLFGHVAGNPSEILGASTGFDVCLFDGLYWRTEFRYLHSNSDIFRSEADQYDPKNRSLTTALTWRF encoded by the coding sequence ATGGAAATTAAGGGTTTACTTGCTGGGCTTTGTTGCTTTAGTACCGCATGCCTGTATGCACAAGAGGATAAGGACAGTTTGAAAAGCAAGCTAACATTTAGCGGATACTTGGAAACATACTATAGCTACGATCCACAAAAGCCGTCAAACCATGAAAAGGCAGCATTCATTTATTCCCATCATCGAAGCAATGAAGTTGCTGTCAACATTGCGCTGCTGCGGGCGAATTATCAGAGCGAGCGGATCCGAAGCCAAGTAGCGTTTGCAGCAGGATCTTATATGAATGCCAATTATTCCGCAGAGCAAGGACTGTATAAACTTATTTATGAGGTCAATGTGGGATATAAGTTAAGCCGGAAGTCTAATTTATGGATCGATGCTGGTATTATGCCTTCGCACATTGGCCCGGAAAGCGCCATTGGTATAGACAATATCACCTTAACGCGCAGTATAGCCGCCGAGAACTCTCCGTATTTTGAAACGGGAGCAAGATTAAGTTATCAATGCCCGAATGGAAAGTGGAACATGAGTGTTTTGGCACTGAATGGTTGGCAAAAAATACAGTTGCCTGAATCAAGCACGGGTTTATCCTTTGGCCATCAAGTACAATATAAACCTTCCGACAGAGTATTGTTGAATAGCAGCTCCTATATAGGAAAGGAAGGACCAGACAGCTTACGCATTTTTCATGACTTCTTTGTGCAAGTGGATCCAACAGATCGCCTCCGTCTTTTAGGGCTATTTGATTACGCAATACAGCGACGATCTTTAGAAAAGGGTCTTGCGAAGTATTGGACAGCAGGCTTGCAAGCTCGCTATAAAATATCTGATAAATATAGCTTAAATGCTCGTTTGGAGTATTTTAACGATGCAGATGCCGTTCTTTTTGGACATGTAGCAGGCAACCCATCCGAAATTCTTGGCGCTTCCACGGGTTTCGACGTATGCCTGTTCGATGGCTTATACTGGCGAACTGAATTTCGATATCTTCATAGCAACTCCGACATATTCAGAAGCGAAGCAGATCAATATGATCCCAAAAATAGAAGCTTGACAACAGCATTGACTTGGCGCTTTTAG
- a CDS encoding sensor protein KdpD, protein MEEQRKSAEYFLDLLKQARRGKFKIYLGMSAGVGKSYRMLQEAHNLLRNGISVKIGYIETHGRAETEALIGGLPILPRRKLYYKGNELEEMDVDLILKLRPEVVVVDELAHSNIPGSKNEKRWQDVVELLEAGINVISAINIQHIESLQVELSAYLKMEVKERVPDKVFDMADELLLIDISVEDLIVRLKEGKIYHEDKIQTALSNFFREEHLELLRELAVKEVASHTIKKHERVHIDTKKRRLERFMVCIGTDEKRARNLIRKTSRLASYYHAEWFVLYVQTARESSNKIALDKQRFLINNFKLATELGGQVIQTGGRDVPSKIVEQVLQMQITTLCIGRPHWPFFRILWAMGLFRKLLKKLEPIEVDLIILS, encoded by the coding sequence ATGGAAGAACAACGCAAATCTGCCGAATATTTCCTGGACTTGCTAAAACAAGCCAGGCGGGGAAAGTTTAAGATCTACCTGGGCATGAGTGCCGGTGTGGGGAAGTCCTATCGTATGTTACAAGAGGCTCATAATTTATTGCGCAATGGCATCTCTGTTAAAATTGGCTATATCGAAACGCATGGTCGTGCGGAAACCGAAGCTTTGATAGGGGGACTTCCCATTCTTCCGCGCAGGAAGCTTTATTATAAAGGCAACGAGCTGGAAGAAATGGATGTGGATCTGATTTTAAAGCTCAGGCCGGAGGTCGTCGTCGTTGATGAATTAGCGCATAGCAATATACCAGGAAGCAAAAATGAGAAACGTTGGCAAGACGTCGTCGAACTTTTGGAAGCTGGAATCAATGTTATATCCGCCATTAATATCCAACATATCGAAAGTTTACAAGTGGAGCTCTCTGCCTATCTCAAAATGGAGGTGAAGGAACGGGTACCCGATAAGGTTTTTGATATGGCAGATGAGTTGCTGTTGATCGATATCAGTGTAGAAGATCTGATCGTTCGCTTAAAAGAAGGCAAGATTTATCACGAGGACAAGATTCAAACCGCATTAAGCAATTTCTTTCGGGAAGAGCATTTGGAACTACTTCGGGAATTGGCGGTAAAGGAGGTTGCGAGCCATACAATTAAAAAGCATGAACGTGTTCATATCGATACAAAAAAGAGACGTTTGGAACGCTTTATGGTCTGTATCGGTACGGATGAGAAGCGGGCTAGGAATCTGATCCGCAAGACGTCGCGACTGGCAAGTTATTACCATGCGGAATGGTTCGTTCTATACGTACAGACAGCAAGGGAAAGCAGCAATAAAATCGCGTTGGACAAACAACGTTTTCTAATTAATAATTTTAAATTGGCAACGGAATTGGGCGGGCAAGTCATACAAACAGGCGGAAGGGACGTTCCTAGCAAAATAGTCGAACAAGTATTGCAGATGCAGATTACTACATTGTGTATTGGCAGGCCGCATTGGCCATTTTTTAGAATTTTATGGGCAATGGGTTTATTCCGGAAACTACTCAAGAAATTAGAACCTATTGAAGTCGATTTAATTATACTTTCATGA
- a CDS encoding ATP-binding protein: protein MKIKTKLNIGIGLMFLMILLLAFASTWYVSSLKKEADNILAANYLSVEYARNMIAAADQYSSGDTTSLSVLRANLAKQQKNVTELSEKEITANLELKLNRLLADPGENKHGMEFREELVNLMNVNMAAIVKKNDHTKLLANEAFLLISVLGAISFLIAFVLWVNLPSNIADPIKKLTNSIREIANQNYAQRLYFKGDSEFVDLANSFNSMAERLQEYSNSKLDHILQEKKRVEALVNSMHDPVIGLNDKNEILFINDEALQMIGLSREEVKAKSLQELANASDLIKKIVEIPIGQDIASNHTVEKNTLHIFTDNKESYFEKQVYPIEIVPTGEQELQHVGEVIILKNITSFKERDVAKTNFIATVSHELKTPIASIQMGLELLNHPKTGELSENQRKLMEGIKDDSERLLRITSELLNMSQVETGNIKLFATWCNPMPVITYALQATRLQAEQKHIELVTELDEDLPEVYIDEEKTAWVLTNFITNAIRYSAEHSQIIVSLLKKDAKLVFSVQDHGKGIDSSYKDRIFDRYFQIPGSMRSGTGLGLSIAKDFIENQGGTIAVESSVGVGSTFSFSIPTNKSRHYSKS, encoded by the coding sequence ATGAAAATCAAAACTAAATTAAATATAGGTATTGGATTAATGTTTCTAATGATCCTGTTGCTTGCTTTTGCGAGCACCTGGTATGTCAGCTCTCTCAAGAAGGAGGCCGATAATATTTTAGCGGCTAATTATCTATCGGTGGAATATGCGAGGAATATGATTGCTGCGGCAGATCAATATAGTTCGGGCGATACAACATCGCTTAGCGTCTTACGGGCTAATTTAGCCAAACAGCAGAAAAATGTTACCGAACTGAGCGAGAAAGAAATCACCGCAAATTTAGAACTGAAGCTGAACAGGCTTTTAGCAGATCCCGGCGAGAATAAACATGGGATGGAATTCAGGGAAGAACTCGTTAACCTCATGAACGTGAACATGGCGGCCATCGTTAAAAAGAACGATCATACAAAATTACTGGCTAACGAGGCTTTTTTACTGATATCCGTTTTAGGTGCCATAAGTTTTTTGATCGCTTTTGTGTTGTGGGTCAATTTGCCTAGCAATATTGCTGACCCCATCAAAAAACTAACCAACAGTATCCGCGAGATTGCTAACCAAAATTATGCACAGCGTCTTTACTTTAAGGGCGACTCCGAATTTGTCGACCTGGCAAATTCATTCAATAGTATGGCGGAGCGCCTACAAGAATATTCCAACAGTAAGTTAGATCATATTTTACAAGAAAAGAAGCGAGTTGAGGCACTGGTAAATAGTATGCACGATCCGGTTATTGGATTAAATGATAAAAACGAAATCCTATTTATCAACGATGAAGCCTTACAAATGATCGGCTTAAGCAGAGAAGAGGTCAAGGCGAAGTCCCTTCAAGAACTCGCTAATGCGAGCGATCTGATCAAAAAGATTGTTGAAATCCCGATAGGGCAGGATATTGCATCAAATCATACAGTAGAAAAAAATACCCTCCATATTTTTACCGACAATAAAGAGAGCTATTTTGAAAAGCAGGTATATCCTATCGAAATTGTTCCGACCGGAGAGCAGGAATTGCAGCATGTTGGAGAGGTGATTATACTTAAGAATATTACCAGTTTTAAAGAGCGGGATGTTGCTAAAACAAATTTCATAGCAACCGTGTCACATGAATTGAAGACGCCAATAGCATCGATTCAGATGGGGCTAGAGTTGCTGAATCATCCAAAGACTGGCGAGCTGAGCGAAAATCAACGAAAATTAATGGAGGGGATTAAAGACGATAGCGAGCGGTTGCTGCGAATTACTTCAGAATTGCTGAATATGTCGCAAGTAGAAACCGGAAACATAAAGTTATTTGCAACGTGGTGCAATCCTATGCCCGTCATCACTTACGCACTTCAGGCAACACGATTGCAGGCCGAGCAGAAGCATATTGAGCTCGTAACAGAGTTGGATGAAGATCTCCCGGAGGTATATATTGATGAGGAAAAAACAGCTTGGGTACTTACGAATTTTATTACAAACGCAATTCGATATTCCGCAGAGCACAGTCAGATCATTGTTTCACTGCTGAAAAAGGATGCTAAATTGGTATTTTCCGTACAAGACCATGGTAAAGGGATTGATAGCAGCTATAAGGATCGCATTTTCGATCGCTATTTTCAAATACCAGGTTCGATGCGCTCGGGCACAGGTTTGGGACTTTCCATAGCAAAAGACTTTATCGAGAATCAAGGCGGAACCATCGCGGTAGAAAGCAGCGTTGGGGTTGGAAGTACCTTCTCTTTTAGTATTCCGACCAATAAAAGCCGGCATTATTCAAAATCGTAA
- a CDS encoding antibiotic biosynthesis monooxygenase, translating into MKTITRIWHGITRKEDADIYLNYLTSTGMKDYRSTKGNLSAKVLRRIDHDICHFMTVTEWESTSSIQEFAGEHFQRARYYPEDKKYLLEFEEFVTHFETYDFE; encoded by the coding sequence ATGAAGACAATCACAAGAATATGGCATGGTATAACGCGGAAAGAGGATGCGGACATCTACCTGAATTACCTAACCAGCACCGGCATGAAAGACTATCGCAGCACGAAAGGAAACCTCTCTGCGAAGGTGCTGCGACGCATTGATCATGATATCTGTCATTTTATGACGGTGACGGAATGGGAATCCACCAGTAGCATTCAAGAGTTTGCCGGAGAGCATTTTCAGCGCGCACGTTATTATCCCGAAGACAAAAAATATCTGTTAGAATTCGAAGAGTTTGTTACACATTTCGAGACTTACGATTTTGAATAA
- a CDS encoding carboxymuconolactone decarboxylase family protein, whose translation MKARMNIGELEPNGYKRVINLENYLQASDLDKTHLELIKIRASQINGCAFCINMHTKDAMAQGETAQRIFLLNAWRETNVFTPEERTILAMTEEVTKIHEAGLTEETYQSAKSLFSDKYIAQIILAIATINVWNRIAITSHTQPEL comes from the coding sequence ATGAAAGCAAGAATGAACATCGGCGAGCTGGAACCTAACGGCTACAAACGCGTTATAAACTTAGAAAACTATCTACAGGCATCTGATCTAGACAAAACACATCTAGAACTTATCAAAATTCGAGCATCGCAGATCAATGGCTGTGCTTTCTGTATCAATATGCACACGAAGGATGCCATGGCACAGGGAGAAACAGCTCAACGCATCTTCTTACTAAATGCATGGCGCGAAACGAATGTCTTTACCCCTGAGGAACGCACGATCCTAGCCATGACAGAGGAAGTAACCAAGATACATGAAGCGGGTTTAACCGAAGAGACCTATCAATCTGCAAAATCACTTTTTAGCGACAAATATATCGCCCAAATTATCTTAGCGATCGCGACCATCAATGTCTGGAATCGAATTGCGATTACTAGCCACACGCAACCAGAATTGTAA
- a CDS encoding Crp/Fnr family transcriptional regulator, with product MLSSFRQHIERYQKISDEQFDAIKPYFEVHSLKKKENIQEAGQAQLYNYFILEGCLRMYTLHEKGQEITTEFALESWWLCDQKAYLGKSETDCYIQAVENSIIIRISRDKEQLLIKEQPFIQIYILEMYQKAFAAAQFRNKLFKLYSKEEIFIQFNSNFPEFVQRVPQYLIASYLGLTPEYLSEIRKKMIS from the coding sequence ATGCTAAGTTCTTTTCGCCAACATATTGAAAGATATCAGAAAATCAGCGATGAGCAATTCGACGCGATAAAACCTTATTTTGAAGTCCATTCCCTCAAAAAGAAAGAGAACATTCAAGAAGCGGGACAGGCACAGCTTTATAATTATTTTATACTTGAAGGTTGCCTCCGGATGTACACCTTACATGAAAAAGGTCAGGAAATCACGACCGAATTTGCGCTGGAATCCTGGTGGCTCTGTGACCAAAAAGCATATCTAGGAAAATCTGAAACAGATTGTTATATACAGGCGGTAGAAAACAGCATAATAATAAGGATTAGTAGAGATAAAGAACAATTACTAATTAAAGAACAGCCATTTATACAAATTTATATTCTAGAAATGTATCAAAAGGCGTTCGCAGCAGCACAGTTCCGAAACAAATTATTTAAACTCTACTCCAAGGAGGAGATCTTCATCCAATTCAACAGTAATTTCCCTGAGTTCGTACAGCGCGTACCGCAATACCTTATTGCCTCCTATTTAGGTTTAACGCCAGAGTACCTTAGCGAAATTCGAAAAAAAATGATTTCTTAA